GATTTTCGTATTTATCGATGGAGACCACGGGGTGACTATTGCCGATTGCATTGAGCTGAGCCGGTTTATTGAATCACAGTTCGATCGTGAAAAGCAGGACTTTGAATTGAATGTGTCATCTTCAGGCGCTGATCAACCCATTCGCCAGCAGAGGCAATATGTTAATAATATTGGCAGGTCGCTGCAGGTCAAACTGTCGGATGATAATACAATAACCGGGAAATTGGAAGCTATTGATGATAAAGGCATCACCCTGCTGACACCGGGGGATAAAAAGAAGAAAACAGCCCCTGAAACATTGAATCTTACTTTTGAAGAAATCAAAGAATCAAAAGTCGTTATATCGTTTAAATAAATTGTTTAACTAAGCTATAATTGAACCAGCTATGGATCACATTAATCTGGTAGAAACCTTTTCGGAATTTAAAGAATTCAAAAACATTGATCGGGAAACTATGATGCGTATCCTGGAAGATGTTTTCAAGCATATGCTCGAGAAAAGATTTGGCAGCAGCGATAATTTTAAAATTATTGTCAATATTGACCGGGGGGACCTTGAGATCTGGCGAAACCGGACTATCGTGGATGATGGCGCAGTGGAAGATGAAAATACCCAGATCGCCCTTTCAGACGCAGTTAAAATCGAGCCTGACTTTGAGGTCGGGGAAGATGTATCTGAAGAATTGAAGCTCCTCGATTTCGCACGCCGTGAGATTCTGTCCATCCGGCAGAATCTAGTCGCCAAGATCATGGAGTATGAAAAAGACAGCATCTACCGCAAGTATATGGAGAAAGTCGGGGAGATCATCACAGGAGAGGTTTACCAGGTCTGGAAAAAAGAGATCCTGATACTGGATGATGAAGGTTATGAGCTGAGCCTGCCGAAGCAGGAGCAGATCCCATC
The sequence above is drawn from the Bacteroidales bacterium genome and encodes:
- the rimP gene encoding ribosome assembly cofactor RimP; translated protein: MIVSEISRLVNEHLAGTDKFLVEVFIKPINRIFVFIDGDHGVTIADCIELSRFIESQFDREKQDFELNVSSSGADQPIRQQRQYVNNIGRSLQVKLSDDNTITGKLEAIDDKGITLLTPGDKKKKTAPETLNLTFEEIKESKVVISFK